A DNA window from Nitrospira sp. contains the following coding sequences:
- a CDS encoding hypothetical protein (Evidence 5 : Unknown function; MaGe:77308850) has translation MQYDKPGWAKVLPCERTAIRLDGNHLRGLVCAATWHAASGAQGAPPSSARDGSTRPHPDHDVNCCAPGRNQRTNGAEPLGRRPPQREPKRLGVGTLVERTPRLVLLARMEGTDTVSAREGFTKTLRHVPAPLRKTLTYDRGKEMAEHDRLVQGLAIQVFFADPHNLWQRGPNENTNWRCRGRVLERVSRESGQADIEEKRRLFPFLPVHV, from the coding sequence GTGCAATACGACAAGCCCGGTTGGGCTAAGGTGTTGCCGTGCGAACGAACGGCTATACGCCTCGACGGAAACCATCTACGCGGCCTTGTATGTGCTGCCACGTGGCACGCTGCGTCAGGCGCGCAAGGCGCGCCGCCCTCGAGCGCGAGGGACGGATCGACGCGACCACATCCCGACCATGACGTCAATTGCTGCGCGCCCGGTCGAAATCAACGCACGAACGGTGCCGAGCCACTGGGAAGGCGACCGCCTCAAAGGGAGCCGAAACGGCTCGGTGTTGGCACCTTGGTGGAGCGAACGCCCCGCCTGGTCCTCCTAGCACGCATGGAGGGGACGGATACGGTGAGTGCCCGAGAGGGATTCACAAAGACACTCCGGCATGTACCCGCCCCACTTCGCAAGACGCTGACCTATGATCGGGGCAAAGAGATGGCCGAACATGACCGTCTGGTCCAGGGACTCGCCATCCAGGTGTTCTTTGCCGATCCGCACAACCTCTGGCAACGCGGCCCCAATGAGAACACGAATTGGCGATGCAGAGGTCGAGTACTGGAGCGAGTCTCGCGAGAATCTGGGCAAGCTGACATTGAAGAGAAGCGCCGACTATTTCCTTTTTTACCAGTCCATGTATAA
- a CDS encoding Fatty acid desaturase (MaGe:77308851) has protein sequence MSDVSTLQPTQPTRGQELWLTVLRWFDSWAGLEQMKTDGVPKMDWIRCIPLIAVHLMCLGVIWVGWSWTAVAVAVAFYYLRMFAITGWYHRYFSHRTFKTSRAVQFAFAVLGGSCAQRGPLWWAGHHRHHHIASDTPDDVHSPRHGGFLWSHMGWFTSQTHFAPRLKSIQDFAKFPELRFLDRFDILVPTLSGFGMFGLGKLLETYAPGLGTNGPQMLIWGFFISTVALIHGTCTINSLSHVYGSQRYVTGDDSRNNFILALITMGEGWHNNHHYYPASTRQGFYWWEVDMTYYCLKMMEKVGLVWDIRDVPDYVREGKSKQESLTA, from the coding sequence ATGTCCGACGTGAGCACCTTGCAACCGACACAACCGACCCGAGGTCAGGAGCTGTGGCTGACCGTCCTTCGCTGGTTCGATTCCTGGGCGGGTTTGGAACAGATGAAAACGGACGGCGTGCCGAAGATGGACTGGATCCGCTGCATTCCGTTGATCGCGGTGCATCTGATGTGTCTCGGCGTCATCTGGGTCGGCTGGAGCTGGACCGCTGTCGCCGTCGCCGTGGCGTTTTATTACCTCCGCATGTTTGCCATCACTGGCTGGTATCACCGCTATTTTTCCCACCGGACGTTTAAGACCTCGCGCGCCGTGCAATTTGCCTTCGCGGTGCTGGGAGGCTCTTGCGCCCAACGCGGTCCGCTCTGGTGGGCCGGGCATCACCGGCATCACCACATCGCCTCGGATACGCCGGACGACGTGCATTCTCCCCGTCACGGCGGGTTTCTCTGGTCCCATATGGGGTGGTTTACCTCGCAAACCCATTTTGCGCCGCGCCTGAAAAGCATTCAGGATTTTGCGAAATTCCCGGAGCTTCGCTTCCTCGACCGGTTCGACATTCTGGTTCCAACCCTTTCGGGATTCGGCATGTTCGGCCTGGGGAAATTGCTCGAAACCTACGCGCCGGGGCTCGGCACCAACGGCCCGCAGATGTTGATCTGGGGGTTCTTCATCTCGACCGTCGCCCTCATCCATGGCACCTGCACGATCAATTCGCTGTCGCACGTCTACGGCTCGCAACGCTATGTGACCGGCGACGATAGCCGGAACAACTTCATCCTCGCCCTCATTACGATGGGCGAAGGCTGGCACAACAACCACCATTACTATCCCGCCTCAACGAGGCAGGGATTCTATTGGTGGGAAGTCGACATGACCTACTACTGCCTAAAGATGATGGAAAAAGTCGGGCTCGTGTGGGACATCCGCGACGTGCCTGATTACGTGCGCGAGGGAAAGAGCAAACAGGAATCGCTCACGGCCTGA
- a CDS encoding hypothetical protein (Evidence 4 : Unknown function but conserved in other organisms; MaGe:77308852), translating to MAQKFGNGRWVQEGFLDNRVEGTVVGRIAFAVIGSVDVYLRGNFKGEIAGQLIQFRNRRFEDDDVAGQVIGDMENPQIGDVNLMSFDPHPNLVPHPYIEWFSIRKNHYRFELEPGDAWIVTGEAVAALDAQSQRIRAQLAGQMVVKPAREESDWV from the coding sequence ATGGCGCAGAAATTTGGAAACGGCCGGTGGGTGCAGGAAGGATTCTTGGATAATCGGGTCGAGGGGACGGTGGTCGGCCGCATCGCTTTTGCCGTGATCGGATCGGTCGATGTCTACTTGCGCGGCAATTTCAAAGGCGAGATCGCCGGGCAGCTGATTCAGTTCCGCAATCGCCGCTTTGAGGACGACGACGTGGCCGGGCAGGTGATCGGCGATATGGAAAATCCGCAGATCGGCGACGTGAATCTCATGTCTTTCGACCCGCATCCCAATCTGGTGCCGCATCCGTATATCGAGTGGTTTTCTATTCGCAAGAACCACTACCGGTTCGAGCTGGAGCCTGGCGATGCGTGGATTGTGACGGGCGAGGCGGTCGCTGCGCTCGACGCACAGAGTCAGCGTATTCGAGCGCAGCTGGCCGGTCAGATGGTAGTAAAACCGGCTCGCGAAGAGTCCGATTGGGTCTAA
- a CDS encoding Permease of the drug/metabolite transporter (DMT) superfamily (MaGe:77308853), whose amino-acid sequence MPRFALLLTTLIWGATFPATKAALDQIPPLSFLFLRFLLGTILVGLCLFLMARPVSTDRAVLRASAIATGWLFLGYVLQTVGLGYTTASNSAFITTLYVVFVPLILRRFGSRSWLAAGIATVGLWCLVKPATSVNLGDLLTLGCAVAFAAHMACLERYTRELDATSLFMWQLVAMSGLMLVAMVWEHPTLSSFEPTAVLAIGLAVTGVLATLAFAVQMWAQQLLPAQQVALIFSLEPAYAAWLAWYFLGESLDWLGWVGSGLILLAVIIGSLGASVPEPDHPLHASPAA is encoded by the coding sequence ATGCCTCGATTTGCATTACTCCTGACCACGCTCATTTGGGGAGCGACGTTTCCCGCAACGAAAGCGGCGCTCGATCAGATTCCGCCCTTGTCGTTTCTGTTCTTGAGGTTTCTCCTTGGGACAATTCTCGTAGGATTGTGCCTGTTCTTGATGGCCAGGCCGGTTTCGACCGATCGGGCGGTGCTCCGCGCCAGCGCCATTGCGACGGGATGGCTTTTTCTTGGGTATGTCCTGCAAACCGTGGGGCTGGGGTATACCACGGCGTCGAACTCCGCGTTTATCACGACGCTCTACGTTGTATTTGTGCCGCTCATCTTGCGGCGTTTCGGTTCGCGTTCGTGGCTGGCGGCCGGGATTGCGACCGTCGGCTTGTGGTGTTTGGTCAAGCCGGCCACCAGCGTCAATCTCGGAGACTTGTTAACCCTTGGGTGCGCGGTGGCATTCGCCGCTCACATGGCCTGTTTGGAGCGGTATACGAGAGAGTTGGATGCGACGTCGCTATTCATGTGGCAGTTGGTTGCCATGTCCGGGCTCATGTTGGTAGCCATGGTATGGGAACATCCGACGTTGAGCTCGTTCGAGCCGACGGCGGTTTTAGCGATCGGGCTCGCGGTCACCGGAGTTTTGGCGACACTGGCCTTTGCGGTGCAGATGTGGGCGCAGCAGTTGCTCCCTGCGCAGCAAGTGGCGCTGATCTTTTCGCTTGAACCGGCCTACGCGGCGTGGCTGGCGTGGTATTTTCTCGGGGAGTCGCTCGACTGGCTGGGGTGGGTCGGGAGCGGCTTGATTTTACTCGCGGTGATTATCGGTTCATTAGGGGCGAGTGTGCCTGAACCCGATCACCCGCTTCACGCTTCTCCGGCTGCATGA
- a CDS encoding hypothetical protein (Evidence 4 : Unknown function but conserved in other organisms; MaGe:77308854), with protein sequence MIYWVHIARSIDRVTLHKERCSEVPANVFSSDFWEGGWFDYPDKERALRAMEQAGTNVQRRCALCRP encoded by the coding sequence ATGATTTATTGGGTCCATATCGCCCGTTCCATTGATCGCGTGACACTCCACAAAGAACGTTGTTCGGAAGTTCCCGCGAACGTCTTCTCCAGCGATTTTTGGGAAGGCGGCTGGTTCGACTATCCGGATAAAGAGCGGGCCCTTCGGGCTATGGAGCAGGCCGGGACTAATGTGCAGCGGCGCTGTGCGCTCTGCCGGCCGTAG
- a CDS encoding hypothetical protein (Evidence 4 : Unknown function but conserved in other organisms; MaGe:77308855), with protein sequence MSVLIRKYKGNNGMMQEERIDDEDRIERYMRLFDKDDVKKLETGVKVVIEKDEWILVP encoded by the coding sequence ATGTCGGTGTTGATCAGAAAGTACAAAGGGAATAATGGGATGATGCAGGAAGAGCGCATCGATGACGAAGATCGCATTGAACGGTATATGCGGCTTTTCGACAAGGATGATGTGAAGAAGTTGGAAACCGGGGTCAAGGTCGTCATCGAAAAAGACGAATGGATTCTCGTTCCTTAA
- a CDS encoding CxxCCXXCSSSS domain-containing protein (MaGe:77308856) — translation MPVYEYRCGQCTKTFEATQSVHARPEDTECPFCQAMDSSRLLSSFASTVKGDHKPGFAEMKAGSMLNERMDRFAKLPPLNAKRNVPQPNATSASDPGSGPGADS, via the coding sequence ATGCCGGTCTACGAGTATCGATGCGGGCAATGCACCAAGACCTTCGAAGCCACGCAATCCGTGCATGCGCGGCCGGAAGATACCGAATGCCCCTTCTGCCAAGCGATGGACTCCTCCCGGCTCCTCTCTTCCTTTGCCTCAACCGTGAAGGGCGACCATAAGCCGGGCTTTGCGGAAATGAAAGCCGGGTCGATGCTCAACGAACGCATGGACCGATTCGCCAAACTTCCCCCCTTGAACGCCAAACGCAATGTTCCCCAGCCAAACGCCACGTCGGCCTCAGATCCTGGATCGGGCCCAGGGGCAGACTCCTAG
- a CDS encoding Phosphate ABC transporter, periplasmic phosphate-binding protein PstS ((TC 3.A.1.7.1); MaGe:77308857), with translation MIVRLLLACWVSIIGFAALPSSSHAEVAGSLVIAGNGPENNTIETLARAFEKANPRVYIDLLWEDHSKPIDMVKSGQAQIAVTGSEDAALAHTQIGWDGIGILVHLSNFTKEITTQQVAELFSGKFSTWADVGGPDTRILLIDRPRNQNIRETFETQLGIAGKISDTAKVIGSDEKAVKTVVGTLPPLSAVTYISLSTGLSVVSTGVAVRLLPVDKIEPEAPTVKDGRYPLRRPVLLLSKKEANPLVDAFAQFALSAPGQAIIAETYVPMPSR, from the coding sequence ATGATCGTCAGACTGCTGCTGGCCTGCTGGGTGAGCATTATCGGATTTGCGGCCCTCCCCTCCTCCTCTCATGCCGAAGTGGCGGGGAGCCTGGTCATTGCCGGCAATGGGCCGGAGAACAACACCATTGAAACCTTGGCGCGCGCCTTTGAAAAAGCCAACCCGCGGGTGTATATCGATCTCCTCTGGGAAGATCATTCCAAGCCAATCGACATGGTGAAATCGGGACAGGCACAGATCGCCGTCACCGGTTCGGAAGACGCCGCGTTGGCCCATACACAGATCGGATGGGACGGAATCGGCATCCTCGTGCATCTTTCTAACTTCACGAAAGAAATCACCACGCAACAGGTCGCCGAGCTCTTCTCTGGAAAATTCTCAACCTGGGCGGACGTCGGCGGACCGGACACGCGAATTTTATTGATCGATCGCCCACGCAACCAAAATATCCGCGAGACCTTCGAGACGCAGCTAGGAATTGCCGGGAAGATCTCGGATACGGCGAAAGTCATCGGCTCTGATGAAAAAGCGGTGAAAACGGTCGTCGGCACACTCCCGCCGCTCTCGGCCGTCACCTATATTTCGCTCAGCACCGGCCTTTCAGTCGTCTCGACCGGCGTAGCCGTCAGGCTCCTCCCAGTGGACAAGATCGAACCAGAAGCGCCGACCGTCAAAGATGGCCGCTACCCGCTGCGACGGCCGGTCTTGCTCCTTTCCAAGAAAGAAGCGAACCCTCTCGTCGATGCATTCGCGCAGTTTGCCCTGTCCGCTCCCGGTCAAGCCATCATTGCTGAAACCTATGTGCCCATGCCGAGCCGCTAG
- a CDS encoding IPT/TIG domain-containing protein (MaGe:77308858) — protein MQSRLLFALFLLFGSFSILPLSSTQAVAEDNNGTFVDGAGFTLYGTESIKGSGSDKVEHDPVCDRSKRPKIFKVEPDEAKPGQKVKISGENFGTKECFHGVAFSAAGPTKIDYTFVNDATIEATVPDVKAGMSFIDVVAGGGNARSKGFLVQAK, from the coding sequence ATGCAGTCCCGGTTATTATTCGCGCTCTTCTTACTCTTCGGTTCATTCTCCATCCTTCCACTCTCATCCACCCAGGCCGTAGCGGAGGACAATAACGGCACCTTCGTCGATGGCGCAGGCTTTACGCTCTACGGCACAGAATCCATCAAGGGATCGGGCTCCGACAAAGTCGAGCACGATCCGGTCTGCGATCGAAGCAAGCGCCCCAAAATATTCAAGGTGGAACCGGACGAGGCCAAGCCTGGGCAAAAAGTGAAGATCTCGGGCGAGAATTTCGGAACCAAAGAATGCTTTCACGGCGTTGCCTTTAGCGCCGCTGGACCGACCAAGATCGACTATACCTTCGTCAACGACGCAACCATCGAAGCCACCGTGCCCGATGTGAAAGCCGGCATGTCGTTCATCGATGTCGTCGCCGGCGGCGGCAACGCCCGCTCCAAAGGATTCTTAGTCCAAGCCAAATAA
- a CDS encoding 2-oxoglutarate carboxylase small subunit (MaGe:77308859): MTQASSRMFKKILVANRGEIAMRIIRACRELNIATAAIYSEADSTGIYVKKADEAYQVGPGPVKGFLDKQQIVDVALRIGADAIHPGYGFLAENAEFAELCQASGITFIGPSPSAINAMGSKIKARDLAKKIGVPVVPGTEGGVTDIEEALAFANAAGYPVMIKASSGGGGRGLRVVRTDAELRENMEVASREALAAFGDGAVFIEKYVEQPHHIEFQILADKHGNIIHLNERDCSIQRRHQKLIEIAPSLILTPALRAEMGEAAIKIAKAVSYDNAGTVEFLLDQDGRYYFMEMNPRIQVEHTVTEQITAIDIVRNQIVIASGKPLPIQQSDVTIQGHSIQCRINAEDPRNNFMPCTGTITAYLSPGGIGVRIDGAVYKDYTVPPYYDALLAKLTVRGRTWEETVSRMRRSLEEYVLRGVKTTIPFMKAIMQEEDFVAGRFDTSYLDTHQDLYDYDDQEPPEDLVLAISAAIAAYEGL; encoded by the coding sequence GTGACCCAAGCCAGTTCTCGTATGTTTAAGAAAATTTTAGTCGCAAATCGCGGCGAAATCGCCATGCGCATCATCCGCGCCTGCCGCGAACTGAATATCGCCACGGCCGCGATCTATTCCGAAGCCGACTCGACTGGCATCTACGTCAAGAAAGCCGATGAGGCCTACCAGGTCGGCCCCGGGCCGGTGAAGGGGTTTCTCGACAAGCAACAGATCGTCGATGTGGCTCTGCGAATCGGGGCGGACGCCATCCATCCAGGGTACGGTTTTCTCGCTGAAAATGCGGAATTTGCCGAGCTGTGCCAGGCGTCGGGGATCACCTTCATCGGCCCCTCCCCGTCCGCCATCAATGCCATGGGCAGCAAAATCAAAGCCCGCGACCTCGCAAAAAAAATTGGCGTCCCGGTCGTCCCTGGCACTGAAGGCGGTGTCACGGACATCGAAGAAGCGCTGGCCTTTGCTAACGCAGCCGGCTATCCCGTCATGATTAAAGCCAGCTCCGGCGGCGGCGGGCGCGGGCTCCGTGTCGTCCGAACAGACGCCGAACTGCGCGAGAATATGGAAGTGGCCTCCCGCGAAGCGCTCGCCGCCTTCGGCGACGGTGCGGTGTTCATTGAAAAGTATGTCGAGCAACCCCATCACATTGAATTCCAAATCCTGGCGGACAAGCACGGCAATATCATCCATCTGAATGAACGGGATTGTTCGATTCAACGCCGCCACCAGAAGCTCATCGAAATCGCCCCGTCGCTGATTCTGACTCCAGCCCTGCGAGCCGAAATGGGAGAAGCGGCCATCAAAATCGCCAAAGCCGTTTCCTACGACAATGCCGGCACGGTCGAGTTCCTGCTCGACCAGGATGGCCGCTATTATTTCATGGAGATGAACCCGCGGATTCAGGTCGAACACACCGTCACGGAGCAGATTACCGCGATCGATATTGTGCGCAACCAAATCGTCATCGCCTCAGGCAAGCCACTGCCAATCCAGCAGTCGGACGTCACCATTCAAGGCCATTCCATTCAATGCCGGATCAATGCTGAAGACCCGCGCAACAACTTCATGCCCTGTACCGGCACCATTACCGCCTACCTCTCGCCAGGTGGCATCGGCGTCCGCATCGACGGCGCGGTCTACAAAGATTACACCGTCCCTCCCTACTATGACGCGTTGCTCGCGAAGCTAACCGTCCGCGGACGGACCTGGGAAGAAACCGTCAGCCGCATGCGCCGCTCGCTGGAAGAATATGTGCTGCGCGGCGTGAAGACCACGATCCCCTTTATGAAGGCGATCATGCAGGAAGAAGACTTCGTGGCCGGGCGGTTCGACACGTCATATCTGGACACGCACCAAGACCTCTACGACTACGACGACCAGGAACCGCCGGAAGACCTGGTCTTGGCGATTTCCGCGGCAATCGCCGCCTACGAAGGCCTGTAA
- a CDS encoding 2-oxoglutarate carboxylase large subunit (MaGe:77308860), with amino-acid sequence MAARKTAKSKKAAVKKPTRGPVVRTSRTKAVNPPEVQLQPSPGHKVLITDVALRDGHQSLLATRMRTEDMLPIAQKLDAVGYWSLEVWGGATFDTCLRFLKEDPWERLRALRAAMPNTRLQMLLRGQNLVGYRHYADDVLEQFIERSATNGIDVFRIFDALNDVRNMERAIREVKACGKHVEAAISYTVSPVHTVDRFVRMAKQLEDLGTDTLCVKDMAGLLEPMEAYRLIKQLKSAVKVPIHLHSHYTSGMSSMSALMAILGGLDMLDTAMSPLAGGTSHPATETLVASLKNTPYDTGLDLATFLPITEHFRTVRRKYRQFESDFTGVDAEILTSQIPGGMLSNLAAQLTEQDALDRMREVLDEVPRVRKDMGYPPLVTPSSQIVGTQATLNVLTGERYKVITTETKNYFLGLYGRAPGQIDRDIQARAIGDEEPIKTRPADRLEPEMETSKKELPASAKSVEDHLSFVLFPAIARDFFEAREKGELIPDPLETTMAKGPAVAGELHLAPMEYNITVHGETYHVKLSGSGRKVDGRKPYYIRVNDKLQEVSLEPIREVFAGVPEAPDTGASSKPKRPRPVKPGDVAPPMPGRVVKILVAQDDHVKAGDPLLIIEAMKMESRVPAPIDGKVSAILAAEGDNVKTDETVIQLE; translated from the coding sequence ATGGCGGCACGAAAAACAGCGAAGTCGAAGAAAGCGGCGGTCAAGAAACCCACTCGCGGACCGGTCGTGCGCACCTCGCGCACGAAGGCGGTTAACCCGCCCGAGGTTCAACTCCAGCCGTCCCCAGGACACAAGGTCCTGATTACGGATGTCGCCCTTCGCGACGGACACCAATCCCTCCTCGCGACGCGCATGCGCACCGAGGACATGCTGCCGATCGCGCAAAAACTGGACGCCGTCGGATACTGGTCTCTCGAAGTATGGGGCGGCGCCACGTTCGATACCTGCTTGCGTTTTCTCAAAGAAGATCCGTGGGAACGGCTGAGGGCGCTGCGGGCGGCCATGCCCAACACCCGGCTTCAGATGTTGCTGCGCGGACAAAATCTCGTGGGCTACCGGCATTATGCCGACGACGTCCTGGAACAATTCATCGAACGGTCGGCCACCAACGGCATCGATGTCTTTCGCATCTTCGATGCGCTCAATGACGTCCGAAACATGGAGCGGGCCATTCGCGAAGTCAAAGCCTGCGGCAAGCATGTCGAAGCGGCGATCAGCTATACGGTCAGTCCCGTGCATACCGTGGACCGTTTCGTGCGCATGGCCAAGCAACTGGAAGATCTTGGCACCGATACCCTCTGTGTGAAAGACATGGCCGGCTTGCTGGAGCCGATGGAAGCCTATCGCCTCATCAAGCAACTGAAGAGCGCCGTGAAGGTGCCGATCCATCTGCACTCCCACTACACCTCCGGCATGTCCTCGATGTCCGCTCTCATGGCGATCCTCGGCGGGCTCGATATGCTCGACACCGCCATGTCGCCTTTAGCCGGCGGCACATCGCACCCGGCCACGGAAACGCTGGTGGCGTCCTTGAAAAACACACCTTACGACACCGGATTGGATCTGGCCACCTTCTTGCCGATCACCGAGCATTTCCGGACCGTGCGCCGCAAGTATCGCCAGTTTGAAAGCGATTTCACCGGGGTCGACGCCGAAATTCTGACCTCGCAAATCCCCGGCGGCATGCTGTCGAACCTGGCCGCGCAGTTGACGGAACAAGACGCGCTGGATCGCATGCGCGAAGTGCTCGACGAAGTGCCACGCGTTAGAAAAGACATGGGCTATCCGCCGCTGGTGACGCCAAGCAGCCAGATCGTCGGCACGCAAGCGACGCTGAACGTGCTGACCGGCGAACGCTACAAGGTCATCACGACGGAAACGAAAAACTACTTCCTCGGACTTTATGGCCGCGCGCCCGGCCAGATCGATCGGGATATTCAGGCGCGCGCCATCGGCGATGAAGAACCGATCAAGACGCGTCCGGCCGACCGGCTGGAACCTGAGATGGAAACCAGCAAGAAGGAGCTGCCGGCATCGGCCAAGTCTGTGGAAGACCACCTCTCCTTCGTGCTCTTCCCCGCTATTGCGCGCGATTTTTTCGAGGCTCGCGAAAAAGGCGAGCTGATCCCGGATCCGCTGGAAACCACGATGGCTAAAGGGCCCGCTGTGGCAGGCGAGCTGCACTTAGCGCCGATGGAATACAACATCACGGTCCACGGTGAAACCTACCACGTGAAACTCTCCGGCTCGGGCCGCAAAGTCGACGGGCGGAAACCCTACTACATCCGCGTGAACGACAAGCTGCAAGAAGTGTCGCTGGAGCCGATTCGGGAAGTGTTCGCCGGCGTGCCAGAGGCGCCTGACACCGGCGCGAGCTCAAAGCCCAAGCGGCCGCGCCCCGTCAAGCCTGGCGATGTCGCGCCGCCGATGCCCGGACGCGTCGTGAAAATCCTCGTTGCGCAAGACGATCACGTAAAAGCCGGCGATCCCCTCCTGATCATTGAGGCCATGAAAATGGAAAGCCGGGTTCCCGCGCCGATCGACGGCAAGGTCTCGGCCATCCTCGCGGCGGAAGGCGATAACGTGAAGACCGACGAGACCGTCATCCAGTTGGAATAA
- a CDS encoding Alpha/beta fold hydrolase (MaGe:77308861), translating to MLATSCATPDTLPIWFEAVEHLPVNSVTVNGQRIAYLDRGTGPPVVLIHGFGGSMWQWEHQQAALEPHVRVITPDLPGSGLSDKPDIAYTPEEMLQFLVGFLDALHIRQASLAGNSMGAGLAIGMALDHPDRVSKLVLISGLPPQVMEHLANPSIKRALTTSTPSWLVSFGNWLFGGLMTDKILKEIVYDHRLLTPAVLERSNRNRQRPGLIKPLLTVGANLPAWEERYAPRIDTISHPTLILWGEEDRVFPTKAGALLHSLIPQSTFTVIPKAGHIPQWEQPDLVNATLLSFLQP from the coding sequence ATGCTCGCTACCTCCTGCGCCACACCCGACACCTTGCCGATCTGGTTCGAGGCCGTCGAACACCTGCCCGTCAACAGCGTCACCGTCAATGGCCAGCGCATCGCCTACCTCGACCGAGGCACCGGCCCGCCCGTGGTCTTGATCCACGGATTCGGCGGATCGATGTGGCAGTGGGAACATCAGCAGGCGGCGCTCGAACCGCACGTCCGGGTCATTACCCCGGATCTCCCAGGATCGGGCCTCTCCGATAAACCGGACATCGCCTATACACCGGAAGAGATGCTGCAATTTCTGGTGGGATTCCTGGATGCCCTGCACATCCGCCAGGCCTCACTGGCAGGCAATTCCATGGGCGCAGGGCTCGCCATCGGCATGGCGTTAGATCATCCAGACCGGGTCTCGAAGCTGGTGCTAATCAGCGGGCTCCCGCCGCAGGTCATGGAACATTTGGCCAATCCCTCGATCAAGCGCGCGCTGACCACCAGCACGCCCTCCTGGCTCGTCTCGTTCGGGAACTGGCTGTTCGGCGGCCTCATGACCGACAAGATCCTCAAAGAGATCGTCTACGATCACCGCTTGCTCACTCCGGCAGTCCTTGAACGATCGAATAGGAATCGCCAGCGCCCGGGGCTGATCAAACCGCTGTTGACTGTGGGCGCCAATCTGCCGGCATGGGAAGAGCGCTATGCACCGCGCATCGATACAATTTCTCATCCCACTCTGATTCTCTGGGGTGAAGAAGACCGCGTATTCCCCACGAAGGCCGGCGCACTCCTGCACAGCCTCATTCCGCAATCGACATTCACCGTCATCCCCAAGG